The Pseudomonas iranensis genome includes a window with the following:
- a CDS encoding efflux RND transporter periplasmic adaptor subunit, with amino-acid sequence MKRLGLLCMALLLGACSEKETPPEPVRPVLSVTVKALNEESLGRFAGSIQARYESNTGFRVGGRIASRNVDVGAEVQKGTLLATLDPSDQQNQLRSAQGDLARIQAQLINAQANARRQQALFDRGVGAQAQLDVANTDLKTTQASLDQARAAVSQSKDQLSYTELRSDHKAVVTAWNAEAGQVVTAGQQVVTLAQPDIKEAVIDLPDTLVDQLPSDVVFSVAAQLDPSINTTAIIREIEPQAQSATRTRRARLTLSDTPDGFRLGTAISVTLSSAIKPRIELPLTALQEVDGKPRIWVIDTQNKTVNPRDVSVVSRGDHSVVLAGGVQNGERVVSAGVNSLKPGQSVKLDEDSQ; translated from the coding sequence ATGAAGCGCCTCGGCCTGTTGTGCATGGCGTTGCTGCTGGGCGCCTGCTCGGAAAAGGAAACCCCGCCGGAACCGGTACGTCCGGTGCTGTCGGTCACGGTCAAAGCCCTCAACGAAGAAAGCCTCGGACGCTTTGCCGGCAGCATTCAGGCGCGTTACGAGAGCAACACCGGTTTCCGCGTCGGTGGACGCATCGCCAGTCGCAACGTCGATGTCGGCGCCGAGGTGCAGAAGGGCACCTTGCTCGCCACTCTCGACCCATCCGACCAGCAGAACCAGTTACGTTCGGCTCAGGGCGATCTGGCGAGGATCCAGGCGCAGTTGATCAACGCCCAGGCCAACGCACGTCGTCAGCAAGCGCTGTTCGATCGAGGCGTCGGTGCGCAGGCGCAACTGGACGTCGCCAACACCGATCTGAAAACCACTCAGGCCTCGCTCGATCAGGCGCGCGCGGCGGTCAGCCAGAGCAAGGATCAGTTGAGCTACACCGAGCTGCGCTCCGATCACAAAGCTGTGGTCACCGCGTGGAACGCCGAAGCCGGGCAAGTGGTAACTGCCGGGCAACAAGTGGTGACGCTGGCGCAACCGGACATCAAGGAAGCGGTGATCGATCTGCCCGATACCCTGGTCGATCAGTTGCCCAGCGACGTGGTGTTCTCGGTGGCTGCGCAACTCGACCCGAGCATCAACACCACGGCGATCATCCGCGAGATCGAACCCCAGGCGCAAAGCGCCACGCGCACCCGCCGCGCGCGCCTGACCCTGTCGGATACACCGGACGGTTTCCGCCTCGGCACCGCGATCAGCGTGACCCTCAGCTCGGCGATCAAGCCGCGCATCGAACTGCCGCTGACTGCGTTGCAGGAAGTCGATGGCAAACCCCGGATCTGGGTGATCGACACGCAAAACAAAACCGTCAACCCGCGTGACGTCAGTGTGGTCAGCCGTGGCGACCACAGCGTGGTGCTGGCCGGCGGCGTGCAGAATGGCGAGCGCGTGGTCAGCGCCGGCGTCAACAGTCTCAAACCCGGACAATCGGTAAAACTTGACGAGGACAGTCAATGA
- a CDS encoding efflux RND transporter permease subunit: MKGSFNLSEWALKHQSFVWYLMFVGLLMGVFSYFNLGREEDPSFTIKTMVIQTKWPGATQEETLKQVTDRIEKKLEELDSLDYVKSYTRPGESTVYVYLRDTTSAEDIPQIWYQVRKKIDDIRGQFPQGIQGPGFNDEFGDVYGSVYAFTADGLTMRQLRDYVEQARAEIRNVPGLGKIEMVGQQDETIYLNFSTRKLAALGIDQRQVVQSLQSQNAVTPAGVIEAGPERISVRTSGQFESEKDLAEVNLKLNDRFYRLADIAEISRGYVDPATPEFRFDGKPAIGLAIAMQKGGNVQEFGKALHERIDQLTADLPVGVGVHTVSDQAVVVEEAVGGFTSALFEAVIIVLVVSFISLGVRAGLVVACSIPLVLAMVFVFMEYSGITMQRISLGALIIALGLLVDDAMITVEMMVTRLEMGESKEQAATFAYTSTAFPMLTGTLVTVAGFVPIGLNASSAGEYTFTLFAVIAVAMIVSWVVAVFFAPVIGVHILSDKVKAHDAEPGRVGRAFNGGLLWAMRNRWWAIGVTVLLFVLAVFCMRFVQNQFFPASDRPEILVDLNLPQNASIDETRKAVDKLEATLKGDPDIVRWSTYIGQGAIRFYLPLDQQLQNPYYAQLVIVSKDFEAREALSQRLRERLHKDFVGIGSYVQALEMGPPVGRPIQYRVSGKDVDQVRKHAIDLATELDKNPHIGEIIYDWNEPGKVLRIDIAQDKARQLGLSSEDVANLMNSIVSGSPLTQVDDDIYLINVVGRAVDSERGTPETLQNLQIVTPSGTSIPLLAFATVRYELEQPLVWRRDRLPTITIKASVRDEIQPTDLVKLLKPSIDAFASKLPVGYKVATGGTVEESGKAQGPIAKVLPLMLFLMATFLMIQLHSVQKMFLVASVAPLGLIGVVLALVPTGTPMGFVAILGILALIGIIIRNSVILVTQIDEFEQKGYAPWDAVVEATEHRRRPILLTAAAASMGMIPIAREVFWGPMAYAMIGGIVVATLLTLLFLPALYVAWYKIREPHKDEKPAQ; the protein is encoded by the coding sequence ATGAAAGGCTCTTTCAACCTCTCCGAATGGGCCCTCAAGCACCAGTCTTTCGTGTGGTACCTGATGTTCGTCGGGCTGCTGATGGGGGTGTTCTCCTACTTCAATCTGGGGCGCGAAGAAGACCCGTCATTCACCATCAAGACCATGGTGATCCAGACCAAATGGCCGGGCGCGACCCAGGAAGAAACCCTCAAACAGGTCACCGACCGCATCGAGAAAAAGCTCGAAGAGCTCGATTCCCTCGACTACGTGAAAAGCTACACCCGCCCCGGCGAGTCGACGGTTTACGTGTACCTGCGCGACACCACCAGCGCTGAGGACATTCCGCAAATCTGGTACCAGGTGCGCAAGAAGATCGACGATATTCGCGGCCAGTTTCCCCAGGGCATTCAGGGGCCGGGGTTCAACGATGAGTTCGGTGACGTGTACGGCTCGGTCTACGCCTTCACCGCCGATGGCCTGACCATGCGCCAGTTGCGCGATTACGTGGAGCAGGCGCGCGCAGAAATCCGCAACGTGCCAGGGCTGGGCAAGATCGAAATGGTCGGCCAGCAGGACGAAACGATCTACCTGAACTTCTCCACGCGCAAACTCGCCGCACTGGGTATCGACCAGCGCCAAGTGGTGCAGAGCCTGCAATCGCAGAACGCAGTGACTCCGGCCGGGGTGATCGAGGCGGGGCCGGAGCGGATCTCCGTGCGCACCTCGGGCCAGTTCGAGTCGGAGAAGGATCTGGCCGAGGTCAATCTCAAACTCAACGATCGCTTCTATCGTCTGGCCGACATCGCCGAGATCAGCCGTGGCTACGTCGATCCGGCGACACCGGAATTCCGCTTCGACGGCAAACCGGCGATCGGCCTGGCGATTGCCATGCAGAAGGGCGGCAACGTTCAGGAATTCGGAAAGGCGCTGCACGAGCGCATCGACCAGCTCACCGCTGACTTGCCTGTCGGCGTCGGCGTGCACACCGTTTCCGATCAGGCGGTGGTGGTGGAAGAGGCCGTCGGCGGTTTCACCAGCGCGCTGTTCGAAGCGGTCATCATCGTGCTGGTGGTGAGTTTCATCAGCCTCGGCGTGCGCGCCGGTCTGGTGGTGGCCTGCTCGATTCCGCTGGTGCTGGCCATGGTCTTCGTGTTCATGGAATACAGCGGCATCACTATGCAGCGGATTTCCCTCGGCGCGCTGATCATTGCCCTCGGCCTGCTGGTGGACGACGCGATGATCACCGTGGAAATGATGGTTACGCGGCTGGAAATGGGCGAGAGCAAGGAGCAGGCGGCGACGTTCGCCTACACCTCGACCGCATTCCCGATGCTCACCGGTACGCTGGTGACTGTCGCCGGTTTCGTGCCCATTGGCCTCAACGCCAGTTCGGCGGGTGAATATACCTTCACACTGTTCGCGGTGATCGCCGTGGCGATGATCGTCTCGTGGGTGGTCGCGGTGTTCTTCGCACCAGTGATCGGCGTGCACATCCTCAGCGACAAGGTGAAGGCCCACGATGCCGAGCCGGGTCGCGTCGGTCGCGCCTTCAACGGTGGTCTGTTGTGGGCCATGCGCAATCGTTGGTGGGCGATCGGCGTCACCGTGCTGCTGTTCGTGCTGGCGGTATTCTGCATGCGTTTCGTGCAGAACCAGTTCTTCCCCGCTTCGGATCGCCCGGAAATTCTCGTCGACCTGAACCTGCCACAAAACGCCTCGATCGATGAAACCCGCAAAGCCGTGGACAAGCTCGAAGCGACGCTCAAGGGCGACCCGGACATCGTGCGCTGGAGCACTTACATCGGTCAGGGCGCGATCCGTTTCTACCTGCCGCTGGACCAGCAATTGCAGAACCCGTACTACGCGCAACTGGTGATCGTCAGCAAGGATTTCGAAGCCCGCGAGGCCCTGAGTCAGCGCTTGCGTGAGCGCCTGCACAAAGACTTCGTCGGCATCGGCAGCTACGTGCAGGCTCTGGAAATGGGCCCGCCGGTGGGGCGTCCGATTCAGTATCGAGTCAGCGGCAAAGATGTCGATCAGGTGCGCAAACACGCCATCGACCTGGCCACCGAACTGGACAAGAACCCGCACATCGGCGAGATCATTTACGACTGGAACGAGCCCGGCAAAGTCCTGCGCATCGACATCGCTCAGGACAAGGCGCGGCAGCTCGGGCTGTCGTCCGAAGACGTCGCCAACCTGATGAACAGCATCGTCAGCGGCTCGCCGTTGACCCAGGTCGATGACGATATCTACCTGATCAACGTGGTCGGTCGCGCGGTGGATTCCGAACGCGGCACCCCGGAAACCCTGCAGAACCTGCAGATCGTCACGCCGAGCGGCACCTCGATTCCGCTGCTGGCGTTCGCCACCGTGCGCTATGAACTGGAACAGCCGCTGGTGTGGCGTCGCGATCGCTTGCCGACCATCACCATCAAGGCCTCGGTGCGTGACGAGATTCAGCCGACCGATCTGGTGAAACTGCTCAAGCCGTCGATCGATGCTTTTGCCTCGAAACTGCCGGTCGGCTACAAAGTCGCTACCGGCGGTACGGTCGAGGAAAGCGGCAAGGCCCAGGGTCCGATTGCCAAGGTGCTGCCGCTGATGCTGTTCCTCATGGCGACGTTCCTGATGATCCAGTTGCACAGCGTGCAGAAGATGTTTCTGGTCGCCAGTGTCGCGCCGCTGGGCTTGATCGGTGTGGTCCTGGCGCTGGTGCCGACCGGCACGCCGATGGGCTTCGTGGCGATCCTCGGGATTCTCGCGTTGATCGGCATCATCATCCGCAACTCGGTGATTCTGGTGACGCAGATCGATGAGTTCGAGCAGAAAGGCTATGCGCCGTGGGACGCGGTGGTCGAAGCCACCGAACACCGGCGCCGGCCGATCCTGCTGACCGCAGCGGCAGCGAGCATGGGCATGATCCCGATCGCCCGCGAAGTGTTCTGGGGGCCGATGGCTTACGCAATGATTGGTGGCATCGTCGTGGCGACGCTGCTGACGCTGTTGTTTCTGCCGGCGCTGTATGTCGCCTGGTACAAGATTCGCGAGCCGCATAAGGATGAAAAGCCGGCGCAGTGA